A genomic stretch from Myxocyprinus asiaticus isolate MX2 ecotype Aquarium Trade chromosome 24, UBuf_Myxa_2, whole genome shotgun sequence includes:
- the adora2aa gene encoding adenosine A2a receptor a: MLSNAFDVVYMMLELLIALLSVLGNVLVCWAVGLNSNLQSITNFFVVSLAVADIAVGVLAIPFSIVISTGFCANFYGCLFIACFVLVLTQSSIFSLLAIAIDRYIAIKIPLRYNSLVTGQRAKGIIAICWVLSVIIGLTPMLGWHKERSGEPLNSTCQPGMMECLFEEVVVMDYMVYFNFFACVLLPLLLMLAIYLRIFMAARHQLKCIESKALPCELKSRSILQKEVQAAKSLAIIVGLFAVCWLPLHIINCFTLFCPECQRPPVIIMYLAIILSHANSVVNPFIYAYRIREFRHTFRKIMRYHILGRREPLSSNGSTRTSARASMADSLRIKVNGLVRDLYTEQSSTTSSCESAEPGHTHRNTSTENSILDNKPLEVTNSHRHRADSSLRLPESVLTGNNQGTACRKHAMFEIRDGTDLSSSLHIKSVLCLQTAHCTELTEVS, from the exons ATGCTGAGCAATGCCTTCGATGTGGTGTACATGATGCTGGAGCTGCTGATTGCCCTGCTCTCTGTCCTGGGCAACGTGCTGGTCTGCTGGGCAGTGGGCCTCAACAGCAACCTCCAGAGCATCACCAACTTCTTTGTTGTTTCACTGGCTGTCGCGGATATTGCAGTGGGTGTGCTGGCCATCCCTTTCTCCATCGTGATCAGCACTGGTTTCTGTGCCAATTTCTATGGTTGTCTCTTCATCGCCTGCTTTGTGTTAGTATTGACTCAGAGCTCCATATTTAGCCTTTTGGCCATTGCCATTGACCGCTACATTGCCATCAAGATCCCACTAAG ataTAACAGCCTAGTAACAGGGCAGCGTGCCAAAGGCATCATTGCAATCTGCTGGGTTCTATCGGTGATCATCGGTCTCACGCCCATGCTAGGCTGGCACAAAGAACGCTCTGGGGAGCCCCTCAACAGCACCTGCCAGCCCGGCATGATGGAATGTTTGTTCGAGGAGGTTGTCGTCATGGACTACATGGTTTACTTTAACTTCTTTGCCTGTGTGCTGCTGCCTTTGCTTCTCATGCTGGCCATATACCTGCGAATCTTCATGGCTGCACGCCACCAACTCAAATGCATTGAGTCCAAGGCCTTGCCGTGTGAGCTCAAGTCCCGTTCTATCCTGCAGAAAGAGGTCCAGGCAGCAAAGTCGCTGGCTATCATTGTTGGATTGTTTGCGGTGTGCTGGCTGCCTTTGCACATCATCAACTGTTTCACTCTGTTTTGTCCGGAGTGTCAACGGCCGCCGGTTATTATCATGTACCTGGCTATAATCCTCTCACATGCTAACTCGGTCGTCAACCCTTTCATCTATGCTTACCGTATTCGCGAATTCAGACACACCTTCCGAAAAATCATGCGCTATCATATCTTGGGCAGACGGGAGCCGCTATCTAGCAATGGGAGCACCCGTACCTCTGCCCGAGCAAGCATGGCAGACTCACTTAGAATTAAAGTCAACGGGCTGGTGCGAGATCTCTACACAGAGCAGAGCAGCACAACCAGCAGCTGTGAAAGTGCAGAGCCTGGGCACACACATAGGAATACTTCTACAGAAAACTCAATATTAGACAACAAGCCTTTAGAAGTCACTAATTCTCACAGGCATCGAGCAGACTCTTCTCTAAGGCTTCCAGAGTCAGTGCTCACTGGGAATAATCAGGGAACTGCCTGCAGGAAGCATGCTATGTTTGAAATTAGGGATGGGACAGACCTGTCCTCGTCTCTTCACATTAAATCAGTTCTGTGCCTACAAACAGCTCACTGTACTGAGCTCACAGAGGTTTCCTGA